The following DNA comes from Mucilaginibacter jinjuensis.
TAAAAACCTGGCCCGGAAATTTAGAGTGAAATTTCGAGCGCTCCTGCATATCTGCTAATTGCCGGTCATTAAAGCCAATTCCTGTAAAGGCGGCTATCCTTTCTACCATAGGCATACTGCCCTCGTTGTAATTAAGCAACATGCTTAATGGGTCATGTGCCGCAGCTTCAAGAAACTTGTCAAAATAACGTTCTAATACTTTGGCCAGATAAACGTCAAAGTTATTTGTAGTCCAATCCTCTTCCGTAAATCCAAAAATTTCGGGTTCAATAACTGTGGGCACTGCCTGCATACCTCTTAATTTACGGTGCGAATCTAATACCTCATTAGGCTTACGGTAAAGCATAATAAACGGCACATCCGGAAAAAGCACCCTCAGCTCCTGATAAAAGTTGATATGCCAGCTATCTAATTTAATGTATAACTGCTTTTCATTTCCTGTTCGTTTCTGGCCATAAAACTTAAGCGCTGCTTTTAATAATACCCCGGCTTCCTGCTTTGAAATCCCGGTCGGTTGGTACGGCGCCCTTAACACCTCATCAAAAAAAGGCACTTCAGATAAAACAATATTTTGCTCGTCTGTACTCAGTAATTGAGTTAATAAAGTAGACCCACAGCGCGATACATGAAATATAAAAGCAGTTGGGGCAATGGCATCCGTGTCTTTCTCCCAAGCTTTCAGCATCTCTAAATCACTCACGCTGTTTAACATCTGCCCTCTTGAAGAGCCTTTTATTTTACTTATAGTTTCATGAAAAAAAGGTTCGGTAAACGTATGGTCTTTGGCATTTAACCAATGGCAAAGCATTTCCCCATCTTCAAGTTTTAGTTTATAAGGTAAATAACTGTATAATGTGTTTAAATTATTAGCTATTGATTTTTCTTTCAATTTTAGCTCAAGTTCATCTGCTATTCTTAAACTGGTTTCAGTATTCATTAATCGCAGCGCTTCTATCATTGCTAATGA
Coding sequences within:
- a CDS encoding aspartyl/asparaginyl beta-hydroxylase domain-containing protein; its protein translation is MEVIAFAKLNIEVPKLNAVETLESNSWLPHFNTNDYEGDWEVLPLRSPGGRTDTGVPDLMGDSGYIDTVYMQNYPGVKQLLDSIKCPILSVRFLNLKPGSVIKEHRDAGLAFEMGEARLHFPVLTNNEVEFFSNNVRLNMLPGDCWYINANLPHRVANYGNTDRIHLVVDCQVNDWLKLVFEKGEKEFFTDDKVPVDNSLAMIEALRLMNTETSLRIADELELKLKEKSIANNLNTLYSYLPYKLKLEDGEMLCHWLNAKDHTFTEPFFHETISKIKGSSRGQMLNSVSDLEMLKAWEKDTDAIAPTAFIFHVSRCGSTLLTQLLSTDEQNIVLSEVPFFDEVLRAPYQPTGISKQEAGVLLKAALKFYGQKRTGNEKQLYIKLDSWHINFYQELRVLFPDVPFIMLYRKPNEVLDSHRKLRGMQAVPTVIEPEIFGFTEEDWTTNNFDVYLAKVLERYFDKFLEAAAHDPLSMLLNYNEGSMPMVERIAAFTGIGFNDRQLADMQERSKFHSKFPGQVFNEERGQEIPPYLTKVMNLYERVEEKRLVVRVDD